AAACACTTTGGGCTGTAAGCCAATTCCTGGCTCTGCTATTgaaaagcatacagtgaaaatactatcaacagtcaaagagcACTATATAAAACCTTTACTGTTTTAACAGTCATACACTGTAGTGGGACTAAACTAGTTTTACCCACTATTAATGGCATAATACTATTTTGTAAAGAAATGAATGAACTAAAATGGTATCTCGCTTGAAGCTCATCAAATGTGAACATACAGTTGAGGAGTATTAGTCTTGTTTTTCAAGTTAGCAAAttaaatattaagaaaacaGTACTCTGAGTAAACATCAGAAAGGTGAACTCACTCTTGAAACTGTTGAATACTCTATCATACATGAGTAAAGCTGGTAAATATtatggagaaaataaaacagaacttCTCCAAAAGGCCCTCTGTGTTAAGGTTCctctggctgcagagagacgtATCAATCTGACTATTTGAACATATAAAGTTGATtattacagtgtttttattcattattatgaGTCCTATGGTTTAGCTGAATTTAATCATAAGTGTGAGAGGGTCTCCTTCTCTCTTAGTGACAATGGCTTGCATCATTCCAGTGGGTGTGTGGAGATACCTCGAGCCTTTAAAGAAGTTCTCTATTAAACCCTTGTTGATCTTGTTGCACTTCCCGATTGCCGCCTCAAAGTTGTTGCTGAGGACTCCGTAAATATTTCCCTTGTCATTTTTCTTCCCCATGAACAAGAAGAGGGCGTAGCAGTCTTTGCCAATGGAGGTGCAGAAGTCTACCATCCTCTCGCACATGGTTTTGTTGCTGGACTCTTTCTGGGCAATCAGGAGCGACTCACTGCAGACATCTGTGGGGATGCTTTCCTCCTCACAGTCCTCCCTGCTTAAGTGTAAGACCTGCACGGCAATCTGGATGCGAGGGTTCTTTGTAGGCTTCTCCAGCAGAGCCCACACCCAGTCTGCCCCCAGAAGGATGCGCTGCTCGGGTGTCATGGCGGTGCAGTTAAAGGTGTCTGTTAAGTTAAGGCAGACACTCTGGGTGATGTAGGTCATCAGGAAGACCTGTTGGAAGACAACATATTAAAAAACACTGTAGTTtgggaaaaagtacaagaatgTTGTATtcaagtacagttactctggttaaaagtcaaattaaaagtctgaaaatcaactcaagtaaaagtaaaatgtaattCATTTGATgttaaagtactgagtagctacttctGATACCAGACAGGCTTATAcagtaaaatctgtttttttttctcagtgtgcAATGAAAACTAGAGAATATGGATCCACCCAGGTGGTTTGGATATGTCACActaaaaatgaagtgaaaacagctgtttttggatgtgatgtggaatcactCTCTTGCTCAGTGctattgttttgtgttgttgaaGCCAAACTGCAGGCCAGAGTCATGCCAGTCACAAAAAGCTAGAaccttctgttgttttttgtctcactcATCGATGgtctttaaaatgtagtgaagttCAGTACTTCCCCCCAAATCTACTTATGTACAAATGCAATGACTGATTTCAAATTATACTCAAAAAGTTACAAGTACACAACAAGCTACCCAATCacaataatgtaaataaatgttataAGCTACTTTTCTAAAAGTTACCAACCTGAGTGAACACCTCAGGGCTCGGGTGGAACTTGTCCTCAGGGTCTTTGAAGACGAGGAACTCTTGAGCTCTGGCTGAGGCGGCAGAGATGCATTCGATGAACAGGGGAATGAAATCATTGGGTTTGGCGACTGGAGTCCTTCTTAACGTGGAGAAGATACTTGGTCGAGGTGATAAGTTTTGATCGTAGGGGGGCTGGCTTTTAGGGGTACGCTTAAAGGAGGGGAAGCGGCTAGGAGTGTGCTTGCGGATGGTCTGACCCATGCTGTTCCTgggcagaggtcagaggttgGTCTCCCTTATACActggaaaaagacatttttactaTTAGATCAGAATTATTACTTATAATAGACATTCAGTATGGTTGGTGAAGAGCAATGTTCTGTAGAACACTACAAACCAGTTTGTCCCACATTGGAAACATTGCCGATTATTTTTTCATGAGGCTCACTTAAaatccaactttttaaaatttttgtccACTCTCAAAACAACTTTATAGATGCTTCTCGATACTCACCAGGATGGGTATGGAAGTTTCTGTTGTTCCAAGTCCACAGCCTGCTGGCTGCTCCTGTCTCCTACCCTGCTGAGATACAAAGTGCGTGGatgtatgtgtatatgtgcTGCTGTCTGTGGAGCTCAGTACAGAAAGAGGATTTTCTGTCTCAGGTTTGGTGGGGGAGTTTGTGCTGACACTGTTAGCATGGGTGTGGTGTTTGTAACTTGTCAAATTCAagaaaaagtcaacaaaagACTCATCTTACAAGTTATCTAGCAGCAGAAGCTTGAGAACCAGGGTAAGCCTGAAGGGTTTGATGGGTAAACAAATGCTCAACTGACTCCTCTCAGACATAAGCACAAATGAGGACATATGGACTGAGTTTTCAGTTTGCCATTCTTTTGAAAAGTCACAGAGCAAAATGAGCAGTTTTTATGTAACTGTAGTTCTATATAAGTATAAAGGCTGAGAGAGTTGGATGGCAGGAAGTAAATGTCCCTGTAAAGAGAAATTCAAACTTTGTGtgttaacactctagatatgtttgAGTAAAGTTTCTGTAAACATATGAAAACCCTGAGATCTACATATGACTGAATTTCTGTTTTggaccattagaaagttgttcacctctttccaggcttggttttatttgaacaGGGCAAATGAACCGATTACATCGGCAGTCTTGATGGGTATAAACTCAGCGAGCGGTTTATCTCTTTACAGTTCTTTGATTTCATCccctttattaaaagttaacagccaATAGCCAATGCTAAGTTTTTGTTCAGTGTGAGGTTAATTTCCCAGATCTATCAGCCATGGCAGCccacaggttattaaaagtatCACAACAGAAATTTGTAgtagaaaacagtaaatttaatcccctcattcctgttcaaaatggtaaaacaaggagagctcactgaaaatgaaagagtccacattaaagcacttcatgatgctggatggtctttgaaacaaatgtgacaggtggtctaataaatttgttaagcactgtacatagaacattttaaaattaagttttaacATATACATTACTCACTTCCTTCATTCCTTTGCATGAAACAAAtgaaggttaaaggtcaaaggGCTAGTCTTTCaaagtacttttattttgtcagCCAACATTAGCTACAGCACTATGGTAACGTTCATACGCCATTTGTGCAGTCGTGGAGGTGGTCAAGGCTGACCTCGTTGCAAAAGTATCATGTACAGATTTTTATTATAAGGACTTCTCGTCAAAATTAATCAAAACTCTTAACTGTGATTCTATTTCAAACTTAACTCATTGTATGgatatttttttagaataatgCTTTAAATATACCACTTCAAATAATTTCAAATGTCCCTCTCTTTTTTGAAAAGAGGCCCTGACTCCCACTTTGGGAACTACTACAATTAAGGACAACAAGGTCTACTGATCTAATTTCAGCTGATACCAGATTGTTAATCAtgttatatactgtatataatatatactgtatactgTATAGGGTAATGTTGGCACCAGGTGTAGTTGTTTTGTGGGAGCCTTTAGGGAGCATGAGCTAGGCCGGCATTGTCGCTAACTGGAGCTTGCATGCAAGGAGCCTGAATCTGTTTAAGGTGGTGGTATGATAAAGGACGTCTTAATGTTGGTTTGGTGGGCAGTGAGAGCTACCATGGGGATCGGCGGGTGGGTCCAGCCTGAGGTGTTGTGGGACCAGCTAGACAAAGCACTGTTAAAGGGAAGTTCCCACCTGAAAATCTCAGTAATAACCTGGCTTTTCTGCCTATTGGTCAACAGGGTTGGGCTGTTGAGGCCAATAAGGGCTGTACAGTTGGGTAGGTACAGCATTGTTACTCAGGCTGCACCTAAAGGCCAGGTGGTTGGTCAATTAATTAGTAAGGGCATACTGAGTGGCTACGCTTTTAGAACACAGGTAACttgtgttttgttaaaaaaaaaaaccaaaaaaaaaaaacgtctttTAGTATTTCTAGATAAAAGCTAAGCCTTATGTTAAGTTATAACacaaatacatcaaaaataCACCTATGTCTTGGATTTCCTAAGTGACACTAATGGATGTTGTTAGTAATTTAGTTGAAAATGTATGAtgtaaagcaaaaagttatcgtttttatttaataattccAGGAAACGCTGACCAACATTAGCATGTATTTGGAGTTCCCTTTAGCTGCCAAATACTCCACCATGTTAAGCAGTCTGACCCTATTTCTGTCTAAATCCAAACCTTTACTGCAAAAATAaggacattaaaaataaaaacaatgaggtaaaagtttttttttctaagaaatattttaatattgaaCAATGtaattaaaattgatttatctGCAGTGTGACCAACATATATACTTTATGTTTCATTTGTGGTtcaaaagaataaagaaaaaatattgtcTTTGCTTTCTGTGGGACAAATGCTTTGATCATGACAGTTTCTGAATTACTTCCAaaacacactcactgaccacttcattaggtacacccgTTCAAATGTTCATTACCGCAAATAACGCTGGTCTTTTTTAAaaggccacaacagagagtatggtctagacctgccctatttgtgaagtgtcttgagataactggtaatgaattggtgctataaaaacaaagattgattgattaagATCCAATCAGCCAGTCACTTggaatgcatttaggcatgtggACCTAGCCACTATGCATGACAATGTCAAATATGTAAGAGCATCACAggttcttatttatttaatattgatttatggtttgcaaaaatgggcacagaTATCTATTAAATCATTAACATTCATCAATGATAGGAATGAATTCTTTTTAATTAACTTTTAACATTGATGctaatttgaaaaatgtttaccAAAACTTTTGTAAACTTCTGTTTCCTTTGAGGTCACTTTCTCCCAAGCAAtgcattaaaggtcacatattttccccctttaagacaagtttatatccgtctcaaaaccccaaaacatgcctgtgaagtttggttctaaaagaacactccagtattggatttttttttatgtctaaagccccccacccccatttcagccctgctcagaaggagctgtttctgtgtctgtagctttaaatgttactgagctgtctgactccgcccttgactacacccctctcaggaaatagatgtggcttaACAGATGTagctctcctcatcctccagaGAGGGCGGaattttcttccaagcggggagggccaaccaaacctgggggcagtgctaactccccaaatgacatcatgaggggaaaaagtgagaacggcttgtttcagcacacattttctgaaagacggagggggggtgtgtgtgttctgattcttggggtgattgtggacaggccaggggcacatattttgttaggaaagcctgaaaaagtttattttgcattttatgtgACCTTTACAACATTTAGACATAGTCAAGACAGTCTATTGTTTGTCAGTCTCTATTTCCctgcggggataaataaagttattgtattgtattgtattgtattgtattgaacTTTAAATCAAGCATCAGAATGAGaaagaagttatttttttcattcattcattcaacctttaatATCAAAGAATCATTGGGGAAAGGCCCttatttttaatgatgttaagagtacaagaaaaatataataatcataaacataataacaataaaaaagaatgtGATTTTCtcacacaaccatctctaggcaATGGCCTGAATAAGAGTGGCAGTTCTCTGGGCTAAAATTcttgttgatggcagaggtAAGAGGGGAATGGCCAGATTGGTGCAAGCAGGTATAAAGGTCACAATAACTCAAGTAACTAGTCGTTAAGACAGAGGAATTTAGAaaagcacacaaacatcacacacTGAAGCAGTTggacagcagcagaagaccactgGGTGCCCCTCCTGTCAActaacaggaaactgaggctaccaGGCTCATCAAAACTGTAAATAGAAGACTGGAAAAACCATTACCATGACTGATGAGTCTAATTGTCCGCTATAACTTTCAAATGGTAGGATCAGAATTTGGCATAAGCAACATGAAATGTAGCAGCTCTAAAATAACAAGATTGTTTCAGCATTTATTGCTTGTAGTATGTCTTGAATTAGATGAATTCATTTGGAAAAATGACCTGAACACAGTTCTTGTTATGCAATAAAGTGGCTCCCTGCAGTTATTTTTCCATTAGGCTCCTTTCTAACACAGTCATGTGCTTTTCCATCACCCACTCTTCAAAAGATATCATTTTCTTCACATCAGATGattcataaaaaacacacagaataAACATGTATAGCATGTTGGTCAGTATTATTAGGGTACATTGCATAGAGAAACAAGCAGTAAAAAATGACCCAAAGGACTTTGACAGCTCAGTTCATTTATGTagaaatttgagatttttttttattgatctccACACAGTAAGAGTCCCCTTGTGTTCCTCAGTCTACTGTATCTGCAGTGTGACTGCAGAGTAGTTGTTTCATGAGGTATCAGCGGCTGGTAGAAGTAGATGTGATAGCTCCACGCTGCAGTGTTAGGATGGCATTTGAGGTACGGTACAGGTGTCAGACTGGTTGACAGCATTAGTGAGCCAGAAGTGCTGGGTCATTGTCCTTTAAATTAACGTAGTCTGAGACCGTCGCATCTCTTTCCGCAGCTCGTCTCGGCTGAGCAGGTACTGGAAGCAAAGCATCACGGGATTGGTTATGGGTTAGAGAGCTTGTGACTTGATGTTTGCCACTGACCTGGAATCAGGAAAGCAGATCTAGAACCACTACAAATGGTAAATAGGTAAGAGCATCCCAGGCTCTTATTCATTTAACACTGATTCATGGTTTGCAGCACTGGACACAtatccatttttgcatttatca
The sequence above is a segment of the Cheilinus undulatus linkage group 9, ASM1832078v1, whole genome shotgun sequence genome. Coding sequences within it:
- the rep15 gene encoding rab15 effector protein, with amino-acid sequence MGQTIRKHTPSRFPSFKRTPKSQPPYDQNLSPRPSIFSTLRRTPVAKPNDFIPLFIECISAASARAQEFLVFKDPEDKFHPSPEVFTQVFLMTYITQSVCLNLTDTFNCTAMTPEQRILLGADWVWALLEKPTKNPRIQIAVQVLHLSREDCEEESIPTDVCSESLLIAQKESSNKTMCERMVDFCTSIGKDCYALFLFMGKKNDKGNIYGVLSNNFEAAIGKCNKINKGLIENFFKGSRYLHTPTGMMQAIVTKREGDPLTLMIKFS